One region of bacterium genomic DNA includes:
- a CDS encoding dipeptidase produces MNDTKQKEIIMEKVLKYIKENEKNHLDQMFDCVRMETISALPEKEPEIRKCGEWLVKKLKSIGFDNASLKETGGFPAVYGEWLKAGKDKPTIMVYGHYDVQPVDPIDKWKTPPFEPTIKGDYVYGRGTCDDKTQLLTHVFAIESIMKTEGKLPVNIKFFLESEEEGGSGSTPKFVEEHKDLLACDAVSLSDTSWPSPELPTIIYALRGIAYFQVKVCGPNRDLHSGVYGGKVQNPLTAMARIIAKLHDDDGRIAIPGIYDDVLPLTDAERKEFAKVSEPDAALMKDLGVNALWGEKGYTATERNWARPALDVNGIWGGYMAEGSKTVIASEGGFKISMRLVANQKIERVRKLLSDYINKICPPGATAEVTFMHGGEPVMVPIDNPFIGCAKEAVEKAFGKRPVLVREGASVPITATFLSALKAPSIFMGFGLVDDDIHSPNEKFKLSHFYKGIVACAHFYESAASVKVK; encoded by the coding sequence ATGAACGACACCAAGCAAAAGGAGATAATCATGGAAAAAGTGCTCAAGTACATAAAGGAAAACGAGAAGAACCACCTGGACCAGATGTTCGACTGCGTGCGCATGGAAACGATCTCGGCGCTGCCGGAGAAGGAGCCGGAGATCCGCAAGTGCGGCGAGTGGCTCGTGAAGAAACTCAAGTCCATAGGCTTCGACAACGCCTCTCTCAAGGAGACCGGCGGGTTTCCGGCGGTCTACGGCGAGTGGCTCAAGGCAGGCAAGGACAAACCCACGATCATGGTCTACGGACACTACGACGTGCAGCCGGTCGACCCGATCGACAAGTGGAAGACCCCTCCGTTCGAGCCCACGATCAAGGGCGACTACGTCTACGGAAGGGGCACCTGCGACGACAAGACGCAGTTGCTCACCCACGTCTTCGCGATCGAATCGATCATGAAGACCGAGGGTAAGCTCCCGGTGAACATCAAGTTCTTCCTCGAGAGCGAGGAGGAGGGCGGCAGCGGCAGCACGCCCAAGTTCGTGGAGGAGCACAAGGACCTGCTGGCCTGCGACGCGGTCTCCCTCTCCGATACTTCGTGGCCTTCACCGGAACTGCCTACCATCATCTACGCATTGCGAGGCATTGCCTACTTCCAGGTGAAGGTGTGCGGCCCGAACCGCGACCTGCACTCCGGCGTCTACGGCGGCAAGGTCCAGAACCCGCTTACGGCCATGGCGCGCATAATCGCGAAGCTGCACGATGACGACGGCCGTATCGCGATCCCGGGCATATACGACGACGTGCTGCCGCTCACCGATGCGGAGCGCAAGGAGTTCGCAAAGGTGAGCGAACCCGACGCTGCCTTGATGAAGGACCTGGGCGTGAATGCGCTCTGGGGTGAGAAAGGCTACACCGCTACCGAGCGCAACTGGGCGAGGCCGGCGCTGGACGTCAACGGCATCTGGGGCGGCTACATGGCCGAGGGCTCCAAAACCGTCATTGCCTCGGAGGGGGGCTTCAAGATCAGCATGAGGCTCGTGGCCAACCAGAAGATCGAGCGCGTGCGCAAATTGCTTTCGGACTACATCAACAAGATCTGCCCGCCGGGAGCGACCGCAGAGGTCACCTTCATGCACGGCGGCGAACCGGTAATGGTCCCCATCGACAATCCGTTCATCGGCTGCGCCAAGGAAGCGGTCGAAAAGGCCTTCGGCAAGAGGCCGGTGCTGGTGCGCGAGGGCGCGTCCGTGCCTATCACCGCGACCTTCCTCTCCGCGCTCAAGGCGCCTTCGATCTTCATGGGCTTCGGCCTCGTGGACGACGACATCCACTCGCCCAACGAGAAATTCAAACTGAGCCACTTCTACAAGGGCATAGTGGCCTGCGCGCATTTCTACGAGAGCGCCGCTTCCGTGAAGGTCAAGTGA
- a CDS encoding class I SAM-dependent methyltransferase, which yields MTQGDVNREYYASKSPGRTDYWRLMAAPRFRMRTFLGLLADVRPESIVELGCGSGLLLEEIKKTFPAARLCGMDFSESLIESDRVADPSIDWRVADLDDEREFPHGVAASFDAVIASEIIEHLDHPQALLHNALQLAKPGGGVLMLSTQSGKVYETERSVGHKRHFSAAEMRDALASSGWEPIRVWNAGFPFHDMAKFFANISPERTMRAYSERPYAASQRLVCAILRAAYMLNSKTRGAQLFAIARRA from the coding sequence ATGACCCAGGGGGACGTCAATCGAGAATATTACGCGAGCAAGTCGCCGGGCCGCACCGACTATTGGCGGCTGATGGCTGCGCCGCGATTCCGCATGAGGACCTTCCTCGGTCTGCTCGCGGACGTCAGGCCGGAGAGCATCGTGGAGCTCGGCTGCGGCAGCGGTCTTTTGCTCGAAGAGATCAAAAAGACCTTTCCTGCCGCCCGCCTCTGCGGCATGGATTTCTCCGAGAGCCTGATCGAGTCCGACAGGGTTGCCGACCCCTCCATCGACTGGAGGGTGGCGGACCTCGATGATGAGCGCGAATTTCCCCACGGCGTGGCCGCATCCTTCGATGCGGTGATCGCCTCGGAGATCATCGAGCATCTGGATCATCCTCAAGCGCTGCTCCACAACGCATTGCAGCTGGCCAAGCCGGGCGGCGGGGTGCTCATGCTATCGACCCAGAGCGGGAAGGTATATGAGACCGAGAGGTCGGTGGGCCACAAGCGGCACTTTTCCGCGGCCGAGATGCGGGATGCGCTCGCCTCTTCCGGCTGGGAACCGATCCGCGTCTGGAACGCCGGTTTCCCTTTTCACGATATGGCCAAGTTTTTCGCGAACATCTCGCCTGAGCGCACGATGCGCGCATATAGCGAAAGGCCTTACGCTGCTTCGCAGCGGCTGGTCTGCGCGATACTCAGGGCGGCGTACATGTTAAATTCGAAAACCAGGGGCGCACAGCTCTTCGCGATCGCCCGGAGGGCATAG